From the genome of Pelagicoccus sp. SDUM812003, one region includes:
- a CDS encoding chlorite dismutase family protein produces MNKRLFSFVAGECGEWSIRSIQTIVGESLPTSKRLTIENGDFSGKCDWALRGVTSNERYVTKAEKTALVSKQEGLGRKASNYAALIPIRKTDAWWSLTQEERRDIFEEQSRHTDIGQKFLPNIARKLHHCRDLASVEPFDFITWFEYSSEDETMFDELVQSLREGIEWQYVEREIDIRLVKE; encoded by the coding sequence ATGAACAAACGATTATTCAGTTTCGTCGCTGGCGAATGCGGCGAGTGGTCAATTCGAAGTATTCAAACCATTGTTGGCGAGAGCTTGCCGACATCCAAACGCCTTACCATAGAGAATGGAGACTTCTCGGGTAAATGCGATTGGGCGCTGCGCGGAGTGACCAGCAACGAGCGCTATGTGACTAAAGCAGAAAAGACTGCTCTCGTTTCAAAGCAGGAGGGGTTGGGACGCAAGGCATCAAACTATGCCGCCTTAATTCCAATACGAAAAACCGATGCATGGTGGTCGCTTACTCAAGAGGAGCGAAGAGATATTTTTGAAGAGCAATCACGCCATACCGATATCGGCCAAAAGTTTCTTCCAAATATCGCACGAAAGCTTCACCATTGCCGCGACCTCGCAAGCGTAGAGCCCTTCGATTTTATAACCTGGTTTGAGTACTCGAGCGAGGATGAAACTATGTTCGATGAGTTGGTACAGTCGCTGCGAGAGGGAATCGAATGGCAGTACGTCGAAAGGGAAATCGACATTCGATTGGTGAAGGAATGA
- a CDS encoding putative zinc-binding metallopeptidase, translating into MKNFYCATCGSRVFFSNSVCLSCGTKIGFDLKSSEMVAVSSDSEDQAFKPCQNYSQHGTCNWAIKADSEKVFCRSCELTETIPDLSLPENKVAWAKLEEAKRRLVFNLDRLGLKTIPRSEAQPDGLCFRFLADSQEPDAEPVLTGHASGVVTINIVEANDSERERRRAALGEPYRTLVGHMRHEVGHYFWDLLVGDDDRTAFRDLFGDETIDYGEALKKHYQNGPPADWPSSYISSYATAHAWEDWAETWAHYLHMMDSVGTAYHSRVRINRTRKSDPYFNYSKVDLSCFDSIITAWPALACTINSFNRSLGMPDAYPFVTPPKVVEKLRFIHELVAKHGAGRDV; encoded by the coding sequence ATGAAAAATTTCTACTGCGCGACCTGCGGCTCACGGGTATTCTTCTCGAATTCGGTTTGTCTGAGCTGTGGCACGAAAATCGGTTTCGACCTAAAAAGCTCGGAGATGGTTGCCGTTTCCTCCGATTCCGAGGACCAAGCGTTCAAGCCCTGTCAAAACTACTCCCAGCATGGCACTTGCAACTGGGCGATCAAAGCGGATTCGGAAAAGGTTTTCTGCCGCTCCTGCGAGCTCACCGAAACCATCCCCGACCTGAGTCTGCCGGAAAACAAAGTCGCATGGGCCAAGCTCGAGGAAGCGAAACGTCGTCTGGTCTTCAACCTCGACCGACTGGGCCTTAAGACCATACCGCGAAGCGAAGCGCAACCCGATGGGCTCTGCTTTCGCTTTCTTGCCGACTCCCAGGAACCAGACGCTGAACCCGTGCTCACCGGTCATGCGTCCGGAGTGGTCACCATCAACATCGTCGAAGCCAACGACTCTGAGCGCGAACGCCGTCGCGCCGCCCTGGGCGAGCCCTATCGCACCCTGGTCGGACACATGAGACACGAAGTCGGGCACTACTTTTGGGATTTGCTGGTAGGCGACGACGACCGAACTGCCTTTCGCGACCTATTCGGCGACGAGACGATCGACTACGGAGAGGCCTTGAAAAAACACTACCAGAACGGTCCGCCCGCAGACTGGCCATCGTCCTACATCAGCTCCTACGCCACCGCCCACGCCTGGGAGGACTGGGCGGAAACCTGGGCCCACTACCTGCACATGATGGACTCGGTCGGCACCGCGTACCATTCGAGAGTCCGGATCAATCGCACCCGCAAAAGCGATCCATATTTCAACTACAGCAAGGTCGATCTTTCATGCTTCGATTCGATCATCACGGCTTGGCCCGCGCTCGCTTGCACCATCAACAGCTTCAATCGCAGCCTTGGCATGCCTGACGCCTATCCGTTCGTAACTCCGCCAAAGGTCGTCGAAAAGCTCCGTTTCATCCACGAGCTCGTGGCGAAGCACGGCGCAGGGCGCGACGTCTGA